Proteins found in one Exiguobacterium sp. 9-2 genomic segment:
- a CDS encoding NAD(P)/FAD-dependent oxidoreductase, with protein MKQLIVLGGGYGGMRICERFKDEEVAVTLVDRLPYHALKTEYYALAAGTLSDRDVRIEFPEGKHLTYKYGHVIKISPETNTVHLQDGSELFYDDLIIALGCEDKYHNIPGAQEFTYSIQTLEESRKTQQAIYGLSPESVVSIVGAGLSGVELASELHESRKDLTIRLFDRGPSVLSFLSDKVSSYVQEWFEEHDVEVINNSNVTLVTADDVRNGDDTYPSDLTIWTAGTQPVKVVRDLGFAADSGGRIKLTEHHHVPEYDNVFVIGDCASLPYAPSGQLAEHQAEQVVDVLQAKWQGKKLPKLPEIKLRGMLGSLGKSDGFGIVMGKQALTGKVPRLLKSGVLWKHKKIK; from the coding sequence ATGAAGCAATTGATCGTACTCGGCGGAGGTTATGGTGGAATGCGGATTTGTGAGCGATTCAAGGACGAGGAAGTTGCCGTCACGCTCGTCGACCGTCTACCGTACCACGCACTCAAAACGGAATACTACGCACTCGCAGCAGGTACATTATCAGATCGGGATGTCCGGATTGAATTTCCGGAGGGGAAACATCTTACCTATAAATATGGACATGTCATCAAAATCTCACCAGAGACGAATACAGTCCATCTGCAGGACGGATCAGAATTATTCTATGATGACTTAATCATCGCCCTCGGTTGCGAGGATAAATACCACAACATTCCGGGTGCTCAAGAATTTACATACAGCATCCAGACACTAGAAGAATCACGGAAGACACAACAAGCGATTTATGGTCTGTCACCGGAATCCGTTGTCTCGATCGTCGGTGCTGGTCTATCTGGTGTCGAACTCGCCAGTGAACTACATGAGAGCCGGAAGGATTTGACGATTCGTCTATTCGACCGCGGTCCATCCGTCTTGTCGTTCTTATCCGATAAAGTCTCGTCTTACGTTCAGGAATGGTTCGAGGAACATGACGTTGAAGTCATCAACAACTCGAATGTCACGCTCGTCACAGCGGACGATGTGCGAAATGGCGACGATACGTATCCATCCGACTTAACGATTTGGACAGCTGGTACGCAGCCGGTCAAAGTTGTACGCGATCTCGGCTTTGCTGCGGATAGTGGCGGTCGGATCAAATTGACGGAACATCATCACGTACCGGAATACGATAACGTCTTCGTCATCGGTGATTGTGCAAGTCTACCGTATGCACCAAGTGGTCAACTCGCAGAACATCAGGCAGAACAAGTCGTCGATGTCTTACAAGCCAAGTGGCAAGGAAAGAAATTACCGAAGCTGCCAGAAATTAAACTGCGCGGGATGCTCGGTTCACTCGGAAAATCAGATGGTTTCGGAATCGTCATGGGCAAACAAGCACTGACGGGGAAAGTCCCACGTCTCTTGAAGTCCGGTGTCTTATGGAAACACAAAAAGATTAAATGA
- a CDS encoding DUF1462 family protein — protein MEITVYGTAVTCPSCVGAPSSEETFSWLQAVLVRKYEQAMTLRYVDFETATSDQWTEALKEDVYFYPLIVLDDEMIDEGYVKLKTITAAIDAKLNQAG, from the coding sequence ATGGAAATCACGGTTTACGGAACAGCGGTCACCTGTCCGAGTTGTGTTGGGGCACCTAGCTCGGAAGAGACATTCAGTTGGCTACAAGCCGTCCTCGTGCGGAAATATGAGCAAGCGATGACGCTTCGCTATGTTGATTTCGAGACAGCAACATCAGATCAATGGACGGAAGCGCTGAAAGAGGATGTCTATTTTTATCCACTGATCGTGCTCGATGATGAGATGATTGATGAGGGGTACGTCAAACTCAAGACGATCACAGCGGCAATCGATGCGAAGCTGAATCAGGCGGGATGA